One genomic window of Thermococcus indicus includes the following:
- the rpmC gene encoding 50S ribosomal protein L29, translated as MKPSEIREMSIEEIDKKLRELRLELAKERGVLTMGASIENPMVIRNLRRDIARLLTIKKEKLREKR; from the coding sequence ATGAAGCCGAGTGAGATTAGGGAGATGAGCATCGAGGAGATCGACAAGAAGCTCAGGGAGCTCCGCCTCGAGCTCGCCAAGGAGAGGGGTGTGCTCACCATGGGGGCCTCCATAGAGAACCCCATGGTCATCCGCAACCTCAGGCGCGACATAGCGCGCCTGCTTACCATAAAGAAGGAGAAGCTTAGGGAGAAAAGGTGA
- a CDS encoding 30S ribosomal protein S19, producing MARKKEFKYRGYSFEELLNMSLEDFAKLLPARQRRSLKRGLSPEQKKLLRKIRLAKKGKYNKPIRTHSRDMVILPEMVGMTIHVYNGKEFIPIEIKEEMIGHYLGEFALSRKVVQHGSPGVGATRSSMFVAVK from the coding sequence ATGGCGAGAAAGAAGGAGTTTAAGTACAGGGGTTACAGCTTCGAGGAACTGCTCAACATGTCACTCGAGGACTTTGCCAAGCTCCTCCCGGCCAGGCAGAGGAGGAGCCTCAAGCGCGGCCTCAGTCCGGAGCAGAAGAAGCTCCTCAGGAAGATAAGGCTTGCCAAGAAGGGCAAGTACAACAAGCCGATAAGGACCCACAGCAGGGACATGGTTATACTCCCCGAGATGGTCGGCATGACCATCCACGTCTACAACGGAAAGGAGTTCATCCCGATAGAGATCAAGGAGGAGATGATCGGCCACTACCTCGGCGAGTTCGCCCTCTCCAGGAAGGTCGTCCAGCACGGTTCACCTGGTGTCGGTGCGACCAGGTCATCGATGTTCGTGGCGGTCAAGTGA
- the rplX gene encoding 50S ribosomal protein L24: protein MKLKTRQPRKQRKFLYNAPLHLRSKVMAATLSEDLRNKYGVRSLPIREGDKVRVMRGDFKGKEGKVVEVDLKRYRIHVEGVTHKKTDGTEVFYPLHPSNVMIIELNLDDERREKIIKRRAG from the coding sequence ATGAAGTTGAAGACCAGGCAGCCGAGGAAGCAGAGGAAGTTCCTCTACAACGCTCCCCTTCACCTTAGGAGCAAGGTAATGGCCGCCACCCTGAGCGAGGATCTCAGGAACAAGTACGGCGTCAGGAGCCTTCCGATCAGGGAGGGCGACAAGGTCCGCGTTATGCGCGGAGACTTCAAGGGTAAGGAAGGCAAGGTCGTTGAGGTTGACCTCAAGAGGTACAGGATACACGTCGAGGGCGTTACCCACAAGAAGACCGACGGAACCGAGGTGTTCTACCCCCTCCACCCGTCGAACGTTATGATAATCGAACTCAACCTCGACGATGAGAGGAGAGAGAAGATAATTAAGAGGAGGGCTGGTTGA
- the yciH gene encoding stress response translation initiation inhibitor YciH produces the protein MLFKEVLKEQQRIRVYIEKARYGKLKTIIEGIDEKEFDLDDIAKKLKAKLACGGTVKKGRIELQGDHRERVKKLLGDLGFSEDLIEIE, from the coding sequence ATGCTCTTTAAGGAGGTCCTGAAGGAGCAGCAGAGAATTAGAGTGTACATAGAGAAGGCCCGCTACGGAAAGCTTAAAACCATAATCGAGGGCATAGACGAGAAGGAGTTCGACCTGGATGATATAGCAAAGAAGCTGAAGGCGAAGCTGGCATGCGGCGGAACGGTCAAGAAGGGAAGGATAGAGCTCCAGGGAGACCACAGAGAAAGGGTCAAGAAGTTGCTCGGAGACCTTGGATTTTCCGAGGACTTGATAGAAATCGAGTGA
- a CDS encoding 50S ribosomal protein L23, with protein MDPYKVIVKPVVTEKAVAMIENENKLTFIVDKRATKGDIKRAVEAMFDVKVEKVNVLITMKGEKKAYVKLKPEYSASEVAARIGLF; from the coding sequence ATGGATCCGTACAAGGTTATCGTCAAGCCGGTCGTCACGGAGAAGGCCGTGGCCATGATCGAGAACGAGAACAAGCTCACCTTCATAGTCGACAAGCGCGCCACCAAGGGGGACATCAAGAGGGCCGTGGAAGCGATGTTCGACGTCAAGGTCGAGAAGGTCAACGTCCTCATAACCATGAAGGGCGAGAAGAAGGCTTATGTGAAGCTCAAGCCTGAGTACAGCGCAAGTGAGGTTGCTGCCAGGATAGGATTGTTCTGA
- a CDS encoding 50S ribosomal protein L2 — MGKSLIQQRRGKGTTTFRAPSHRYRGAIRYVPLNLTKEKTLVGKVVEILHDPGRTAPVARVKFENGMEKLIIAPEGVLVGEEIAIGPNAPIKIGNTLPLAMIPEGSYVYDIEGVPGDGGKYVRAGGAYALVVSREKDKVIVQLPSGELKQFKPTCRATIGVVAGGGRLEKPIVKAGKAYYIAKARNRFWPKPRGVKMNAVNHPHGGKEHHIGRPSTVSRRAPPGRKVGHIAARRTGRRK, encoded by the coding sequence ATGGGAAAGAGTCTGATTCAGCAGAGGAGAGGTAAGGGAACCACGACCTTTAGGGCCCCCTCCCACAGGTACAGGGGCGCCATCAGGTACGTTCCGCTCAACCTTACCAAGGAGAAGACCCTCGTCGGCAAGGTCGTCGAGATACTCCACGACCCGGGAAGGACCGCCCCGGTCGCCAGGGTCAAGTTCGAGAACGGCATGGAGAAGCTCATCATAGCTCCGGAAGGGGTCCTCGTCGGCGAAGAGATAGCCATCGGGCCGAACGCTCCAATCAAGATCGGCAACACCCTCCCGCTTGCCATGATACCGGAGGGAAGCTACGTCTACGACATCGAGGGAGTTCCGGGCGACGGTGGCAAGTACGTTCGCGCCGGCGGTGCCTACGCCCTCGTCGTCAGCAGGGAGAAGGACAAGGTCATAGTCCAGCTTCCGAGCGGTGAGCTCAAGCAGTTCAAGCCGACCTGCAGGGCCACCATAGGTGTCGTCGCCGGCGGCGGTAGGCTCGAGAAGCCCATCGTCAAGGCGGGTAAGGCCTACTACATCGCCAAGGCCAGGAACAGATTCTGGCCGAAGCCGAGGGGTGTCAAGATGAACGCCGTCAACCACCCGCACGGTGGTAAGGAGCACCACATCGGCAGGCCGAGCACCGTTTCGAGGCGCGCCCCGCCCGGAAGGAAGGTCGGTCACATAGCCGCGAGAAGAACTGGTAGGAGGAAGTGA
- a CDS encoding 30S ribosomal protein S3, with product MAIERYFIKENVKEMLIDEYLEKELRRAGYGGIDIKKTPLGTKVTIFAANPGYVIGRGGRRIRELTRTLERKFNLENPQIEVEEIKNPYLNAKVQAVRLAQALERGVHFRRAAYSAIRAIMRNGARGVEIRLSGKLTGERAKSVRFYQGYLAKVGNPAETLVSKGYAQAKLKLGVIGVKVSIMPPDAKLPDEIEVIEKLVEEEVSTNEAE from the coding sequence TTGGCGATCGAGAGATACTTCATCAAGGAGAACGTTAAGGAGATGCTCATCGACGAGTACCTTGAGAAAGAGCTCCGCAGAGCGGGCTACGGTGGAATCGACATCAAGAAGACCCCACTCGGAACCAAGGTCACCATCTTCGCCGCCAACCCCGGCTATGTCATAGGCAGGGGCGGCAGGCGCATAAGGGAGCTCACCAGAACCCTCGAGAGGAAGTTCAACCTCGAGAACCCGCAGATAGAGGTCGAGGAGATCAAGAACCCGTACCTCAACGCCAAGGTCCAGGCCGTCAGGCTCGCCCAGGCCCTTGAGAGGGGCGTCCACTTCAGAAGGGCCGCCTACTCGGCTATCAGGGCCATAATGAGGAACGGCGCTCGCGGTGTCGAGATAAGGCTCAGCGGAAAGCTCACCGGCGAGAGGGCCAAGAGCGTCAGGTTCTACCAGGGCTACCTCGCCAAGGTCGGAAACCCTGCCGAGACTCTCGTCAGCAAGGGCTACGCCCAGGCCAAGCTCAAGCTCGGTGTCATCGGTGTTAAGGTTTCCATCATGCCGCCCGACGCCAAGCTCCCGGACGAGATTGAGGTCATAGAGAAGCTCGTTGAGGAAGAGGTGAGCACCAATGAAGCCGAGTGA
- a CDS encoding 50S ribosomal protein L5, which translates to MQINREAILADWEAHPMRKPRIAKLTINIGVGESGERLTKAETMLEGLVGQKPIRRRAKQTNKDFGIRRGEPIAVKVTLRGKKAEEMLNRLLEAVDRKLKASNFDEHGNFCFGIQEHINIPGVEYDPEIGIFGMDVCVTLDRPGYRVAKRKRQRKKLPTKHKLTKEEGIVFAMEEFKVTVEGL; encoded by the coding sequence ATGCAGATCAACAGAGAGGCTATCCTAGCGGACTGGGAAGCTCACCCGATGAGGAAGCCCAGGATCGCTAAGCTTACCATCAACATTGGAGTTGGCGAGAGCGGTGAGAGGCTCACCAAGGCTGAGACGATGCTGGAGGGGCTCGTCGGCCAGAAGCCCATAAGAAGGCGCGCAAAGCAGACCAACAAGGACTTCGGAATCAGGCGCGGAGAGCCGATAGCGGTGAAGGTCACCCTCCGCGGCAAGAAGGCCGAGGAGATGCTGAACAGGCTCCTCGAGGCCGTTGACAGGAAGCTCAAGGCGAGCAACTTCGACGAGCACGGCAACTTCTGCTTCGGAATCCAGGAGCACATCAACATACCGGGCGTTGAGTACGACCCGGAGATAGGCATCTTCGGTATGGACGTCTGCGTTACCCTCGACAGGCCAGGATACAGGGTCGCCAAGAGGAAGAGGCAGAGGAAGAAGCTCCCGACCAAGCACAAGCTGACCAAGGAGGAGGGTATCGTCTTCGCTATGGAGGAGTTTAAGGTTACCGTGGAGGGATTGTGA
- a CDS encoding 30S ribosomal protein S17, whose translation MREIGLKVQPPAEKCDDPHCPWHGHLRIHGRYFEGVVVSDKGKKTVVVERQHYHYLKKYERYELRRSKVHAHNPECIDAKVGDRVLIAETRPISKTKSWVVVAVTKRAGER comes from the coding sequence ATGAGAGAGATCGGATTGAAGGTTCAGCCTCCCGCTGAGAAGTGTGACGATCCCCACTGCCCCTGGCACGGACACCTCAGGATACACGGCAGGTACTTTGAGGGTGTCGTCGTCAGCGACAAAGGCAAGAAGACCGTCGTCGTCGAGAGGCAGCACTACCACTACCTCAAGAAGTACGAGAGGTATGAGCTCAGGAGGAGCAAGGTTCACGCTCACAACCCGGAGTGCATAGACGCCAAGGTCGGTGACAGGGTCCTCATCGCCGAGACCCGGCCGATAAGCAAGACCAAGAGCTGGGTTGTCGTTGCCGTCACCAAGAGGGCTGGCGAGAGGTGA
- the rpl4p gene encoding 50S ribosomal protein L4 — protein MKVKVFNLEGEPVEEIELPKVFATPFRPDLIRRAVIASWTHRIQPQGRDPMAGKRRVTENIGKGHGMARVERIKTSPRFAAFVPFARGGRRTHPPKVEKVIWEDINKKERRLAIMSAIAATANYDLVRARGHIVDNVPQVPIVVTDDLEKVFKTAQTREIFKKLGIWDDIERAKKNTKIRAGKGKMRGRRYKKAKGPLIVVAKNEGIVQGARNHPGVDVVTVENLSAELLAPGTHPGRLTVWTKGAIERLREIYG, from the coding sequence ATGAAGGTTAAGGTTTTCAATCTCGAAGGCGAGCCTGTGGAGGAGATAGAGCTTCCGAAGGTCTTTGCCACTCCGTTCAGGCCCGACCTCATCAGGAGGGCTGTCATCGCCTCATGGACCCACAGGATACAGCCGCAGGGTAGGGACCCGATGGCCGGCAAGAGAAGGGTCACCGAGAACATCGGAAAGGGCCACGGAATGGCCAGGGTTGAGAGGATAAAGACCTCCCCGAGGTTTGCCGCCTTCGTCCCCTTCGCGAGGGGTGGAAGGAGAACCCACCCGCCCAAGGTTGAGAAGGTCATCTGGGAGGACATCAACAAGAAGGAGCGCAGGCTGGCCATAATGAGCGCCATCGCTGCAACCGCCAACTACGACCTCGTCAGGGCCAGGGGCCACATCGTTGACAACGTCCCGCAGGTCCCGATAGTCGTCACCGACGACCTCGAGAAGGTCTTCAAGACCGCCCAGACCAGGGAGATATTCAAGAAGCTCGGCATCTGGGACGACATCGAGAGGGCCAAGAAGAACACCAAGATAAGGGCCGGTAAGGGCAAGATGCGCGGAAGGCGCTACAAGAAGGCCAAGGGGCCGCTCATCGTCGTTGCCAAGAACGAGGGAATCGTCCAGGGAGCCAGGAACCACCCCGGCGTTGACGTCGTCACCGTCGAGAACCTCAGTGCCGAGCTGCTCGCTCCGGGTACACACCCCGGAAGGCTTACGGTCTGGACGAAGGGAGCTATAGAGAGGCTTAGGGAGATTTACGGGTGA
- a CDS encoding ribonuclease P protein component 1, producing MRRNGQEGKDRAPGRPQRKGQEVARRPWIFRGLDRNRVNQKNIIWGELIGLKAKIIRASHPELVGIEGYVLDETRNTLTIGGERVWVIPKDVAELEFEVGGKKIRINGKELIGRPEMRLKKRWRK from the coding sequence ATGCGGCGGAACGGTCAAGAAGGGAAGGATAGAGCTCCAGGGAGACCACAGAGAAAGGGTCAAGAAGTTGCTCGGAGACCTTGGATTTTCCGAGGACTTGATAGAAATCGAGTGAATCAGAAAAACATCATCTGGGGCGAGCTCATAGGGCTGAAAGCAAAAATTATAAGGGCATCTCATCCAGAGCTGGTTGGCATCGAGGGCTACGTCCTTGACGAGACGAGGAACACCCTCACCATCGGCGGTGAGAGGGTCTGGGTTATCCCGAAGGACGTGGCGGAGCTCGAGTTTGAAGTTGGCGGTAAAAAAATCCGAATCAACGGAAAGGAACTGATTGGAAGACCCGAGATGAGATTGAAGAAGAGGTGGCGAAAATGA
- a CDS encoding 30S ribosomal protein S8 produces the protein MTLLDPLANALSHITNSERVGKEEVYLKPASKLMGEVLRVMQENGYIGEFEFIDDGRAGIYRVQLIGKINKAGAIKPRFPVKAREYEAWEKRFLPAFEFGILIVSTSQGVMTHKEAIEKGIGGRLIAYVY, from the coding sequence ATGACGTTGCTTGATCCGCTGGCGAACGCTCTCTCCCACATAACCAACAGCGAGAGGGTCGGTAAGGAGGAGGTTTACCTCAAGCCGGCTTCCAAACTCATGGGAGAGGTCCTCAGGGTTATGCAGGAGAACGGCTACATCGGCGAGTTTGAGTTCATAGACGACGGAAGGGCCGGCATCTACAGGGTGCAGCTCATAGGTAAGATCAACAAGGCTGGAGCGATAAAGCCGAGGTTCCCGGTCAAGGCCAGGGAGTACGAGGCCTGGGAGAAGAGGTTCCTTCCGGCCTTCGAGTTCGGTATCCTCATCGTCTCGACCTCCCAGGGCGTCATGACCCACAAAGAGGCCATCGAGAAGGGAATCGGCGGAAGGCTGATAGCCTACGTCTACTGA
- a CDS encoding 50S ribosomal protein L3, with protein MGKIHRPRRGSLAYSPRKRARSVVPRIKKWPKDSEVRMLGFAGYKAGMTHVLMIDDRPGLTKGKEIFMPVTIVEVPPLFVYGIRAYRQGYLGLETATEVWFHELNDHVKRRIKTLPKNYDEDAFKAKLAQLEELIEGGEIVDVRLLVHTQPWLIKLKKKPEVMEYAIGGDDVKAKFEYAKEKIGKELRASEVLHEGELLDIIAVTKGKGTQGPVKRWGVKIQFHKAQRAGKARHIGNLGPWHPTRVMWTVPLAGQMGFHHRTEFNKRLIAIGENGVLKLGDKKEIEITPKGGFPHYGVIRSDFLMIQGTVPGAFKRIIRVRPAIRAPKKRPPVERPQITYVSRESKQ; from the coding sequence ATGGGAAAAATACACAGGCCAAGGAGAGGTTCACTGGCTTACTCCCCGAGAAAGAGGGCTAGGAGTGTAGTCCCAAGAATCAAGAAGTGGCCGAAGGACAGTGAGGTCAGGATGCTCGGTTTCGCCGGCTACAAGGCTGGCATGACCCACGTCCTCATGATCGACGACAGGCCAGGGCTCACCAAGGGCAAGGAGATCTTCATGCCGGTCACTATCGTGGAAGTCCCGCCGCTCTTCGTCTACGGCATCAGGGCCTACAGGCAGGGCTACCTCGGTCTCGAGACCGCCACCGAGGTCTGGTTCCACGAGCTCAACGACCACGTCAAGAGGCGCATAAAGACCCTGCCGAAGAACTACGACGAGGATGCGTTCAAGGCCAAGCTTGCCCAGCTTGAGGAGCTTATCGAGGGCGGCGAGATAGTTGACGTCAGGCTTCTCGTCCACACCCAGCCGTGGCTCATCAAGCTCAAGAAGAAGCCCGAGGTCATGGAGTACGCCATCGGTGGCGACGACGTCAAGGCCAAGTTCGAGTACGCCAAGGAGAAGATAGGCAAGGAGCTCCGCGCGAGCGAGGTTCTCCACGAGGGTGAGCTCCTCGACATCATCGCCGTCACCAAGGGTAAGGGAACCCAGGGCCCGGTCAAGCGCTGGGGTGTCAAGATACAGTTCCACAAGGCCCAGAGGGCTGGCAAGGCCAGGCACATCGGTAACCTCGGTCCGTGGCACCCGACCAGGGTCATGTGGACCGTCCCCCTCGCGGGTCAGATGGGCTTCCACCACAGGACCGAGTTCAACAAGAGGCTCATCGCCATAGGTGAGAACGGCGTTCTCAAGCTCGGTGACAAGAAGGAGATTGAGATCACTCCGAAGGGCGGCTTCCCGCACTACGGTGTCATAAGGAGCGACTTCCTCATGATACAGGGCACCGTTCCGGGAGCCTTCAAGAGGATCATCAGGGTCAGGCCGGCTATAAGGGCGCCGAAGAAGAGGCCGCCGGTTGAGAGGCCGCAGATAACCTACGTCAGTAGGGAATCCAAGCAGTGA
- a CDS encoding 50S ribosomal protein L14 encodes MAKKGAGATRGISPVRPTRALPIGAYLKVADNSGAKVIQIIGVVGYKGTRRRLASAGVGDMVVATVKKGRPDIRHQVVRAVVVRQRKEYRRLDGMRVKFEDNAAAIVTPEGVPRGTEIRGAIAREAAERWVRLGSIASIVL; translated from the coding sequence ATGGCGAAGAAGGGTGCAGGTGCTACGAGAGGAATTAGCCCGGTCAGGCCGACTCGCGCTCTTCCGATAGGCGCTTACCTCAAGGTCGCCGACAACAGCGGCGCCAAGGTCATCCAGATCATAGGCGTCGTCGGCTACAAGGGCACCAGGAGGAGGCTCGCCTCTGCCGGCGTCGGCGACATGGTCGTCGCCACCGTCAAGAAGGGAAGGCCCGACATCAGGCACCAGGTTGTCAGGGCCGTCGTCGTCAGGCAGAGGAAAGAGTACAGGCGCCTTGACGGAATGCGTGTCAAGTTCGAGGACAACGCTGCAGCTATAGTTACCCCCGAGGGTGTCCCGAGGGGGACCGAGATCAGGGGTGCCATAGCCAGGGAAGCCGCCGAGCGCTGGGTAAGGCTCGGCAGCATAGCGAGCATAGTGTTGTGA
- the rplV gene encoding 50S ribosomal protein L22 gives MSRGRFSYSFQNFDPEKMARASGRDLRISPKHSVELLREIRGMMVNDALRYLDDVIALKRPVPMKRHNDSQGHKPGRGFGPGRYPVKVAKAVKKVLLNAKNNAEQKGLDPDRLKIIHAAAHRGPVLRGYIPRAFGRATPFNEQTTHIEIVVEEIRR, from the coding sequence ATGAGCAGGGGCAGGTTTTCCTACTCATTCCAAAATTTTGACCCCGAGAAGATGGCTCGTGCCAGCGGAAGGGATCTCAGGATATCCCCGAAGCACAGCGTCGAGCTCCTCAGGGAGATCAGGGGAATGATGGTCAACGACGCGCTCAGGTACCTCGACGACGTCATAGCCCTCAAGAGGCCGGTTCCGATGAAGCGCCACAACGACAGCCAGGGTCACAAGCCGGGCAGGGGCTTTGGTCCGGGTAGGTACCCGGTCAAGGTCGCCAAGGCCGTCAAGAAGGTCCTCCTCAACGCCAAGAACAACGCCGAGCAGAAGGGCCTCGACCCCGACAGGCTCAAGATAATCCACGCGGCAGCGCACAGGGGCCCGGTCCTCAGGGGTTACATCCCGAGGGCCTTCGGAAGGGCCACACCGTTCAACGAGCAGACCACCCACATCGAGATAGTCGTTGAGGAGATTAGGAGGTGA
- a CDS encoding 30S ribosomal protein S4e yields the protein MARKGAKRHLKRLAAPNQWYISRKTYKWAVRPRPGPHSMRTSIPLLYIVRDYLGYAKTAREARKILNEGKILVDGRVRKDYKFPVGIMDVVSIPETGEHYRVLPNRIGKLILHPISEKEANIKPLRISNKRMVKGAKVQLNLHDGSNHLVTMDEKDRYMTASTVLMKVPEREVIEVLPFEVGAYVFVTQGKNVARKGKVVEVRQFPMGWPDVVTIEDENGELFDTLKEYAFVVGKEKPEISLP from the coding sequence ATGGCGAGGAAAGGCGCTAAGAGGCACCTTAAGAGGCTTGCCGCTCCCAATCAGTGGTACATCTCGAGAAAGACCTACAAGTGGGCGGTCAGGCCGAGGCCGGGTCCGCACAGCATGAGGACTTCCATACCCCTGCTCTACATAGTCAGGGACTACCTCGGCTACGCCAAGACCGCCCGCGAGGCGAGGAAGATACTCAACGAGGGCAAGATCCTCGTTGACGGCCGCGTTAGGAAGGACTACAAGTTCCCGGTCGGTATCATGGACGTCGTTTCCATCCCCGAGACCGGCGAGCACTACAGGGTTCTTCCGAACAGGATCGGCAAGCTCATACTGCACCCGATAAGCGAGAAGGAGGCCAACATAAAGCCGCTCAGAATAAGCAACAAGCGCATGGTCAAGGGGGCGAAGGTTCAGCTCAACCTCCACGACGGAAGCAACCACCTCGTCACCATGGATGAGAAGGACAGGTACATGACCGCCAGCACCGTCCTCATGAAGGTCCCAGAGAGGGAGGTCATCGAGGTTCTCCCGTTTGAGGTCGGTGCCTACGTCTTCGTTACCCAGGGTAAGAACGTTGCCAGGAAGGGTAAGGTCGTCGAGGTCAGGCAGTTCCCGATGGGATGGCCGGACGTCGTCACCATCGAGGACGAGAACGGGGAGCTCTTCGACACCCTGAAGGAGTACGCCTTCGTCGTTGGTAAGGAGAAGCCGGAGATTTCCCTTCCGTGA
- a CDS encoding 30S ribosomal protein S14, with translation MAKADYNKRKPRKFGKGARRCMRCGQYGPIIRIHGLMLCRHCFREIAPKLGFKKYE, from the coding sequence ATGGCGAAGGCTGACTACAACAAGAGGAAGCCCAGGAAGTTTGGAAAGGGTGCGAGAAGGTGCATGCGCTGCGGCCAGTACGGCCCGATAATCAGGATACACGGCCTTATGCTCTGCAGGCACTGCTTTAGAGAGATAGCCCCCAAGCTGGGCTTTAAGAAGTACGAGTGA